Genomic window (Capsicum annuum cultivar UCD-10X-F1 chromosome 10, UCD10Xv1.1, whole genome shotgun sequence):
TGTTTAATAACACACTTGTTCGCACAAAATGATGAGATTTTTCAACCTATACTTTTCTATGTTGcccggactcttcaaaaatgtggCAAAGTGTGCATGTCAGATCCTCTAAAGTAGTTCATTTTTGGAAGATCCGACATGAACGTGACAACCTTTGTGGAGAGTCAGACGACATAGATACTtgtttcttctctctttcttttgttatttcCGCGTGAATGTGCTTGTGTATGTTCATGCTAGATCAGTATCATTGCCTTGTCAAAAACCTAATACATTGCAACACTTTGAGAAGGGAAAGATAAAGCTTTACCTTGATTTGTAGTTGCAAAAATTTGACATACTGGACTGCCTCTTCAAGCATGGTGCTGATGTCAACCTGTCATCAAATATTTTTCCATTTATGTTCACATTCTCTCAGAAGATAATAGCATGATGAGTACTGCAGTTACACTGACTTCAGTTACCTTAGTTCCGTTAGGGACGAGACTCTGTAAGATCTTCAATCTCTCATtaattctctctcttcttttctgTCAGACAAAGAAAAAAAGCATTTACAGCTATACTAGCAGATCTAGAAAATATGAAGCAAGTGATAAATGTGATAGACAGTTAAATACCCTAGCATACAAGCTTTGAGGGTCAGTTGCTGAACCCCTGCTGGCTCTggatttttgggtcaacttgagAGAAACATTAGATTCATCTACTGAGCAGCAACTGATCACAGAGTTCTGTCTCTGAAGGACAGCCTTGTTTTTTCCATCCATATCGCCAGTTTTAAGGTCCATTTGCAGCTTTGTGCTTCTCTTGTTCTTTGGAACCTACATCATAGAATTATGAGAGATCAGGAACTACAACAGGAATCATTAAATTTAGCATTATGAAAGAAACTTAACATCTACTACTATCACTACTACTAAATCAGATAGAAAGGTTTCGAAGTTAATGAATAACACTCACATTCCCAGCAGGACCATGCAACAGGGCTCTTTTCTTAGAGCTGTCTGATGGACTATGATCCATTTTATCTCTCGGAAATTGCTCATAATCTATTCTTCCTAGCTGCAAGACTTTTCCATCAAGAACAGCTTCATTCATGTTTACATCAAACTCCATGCTGTCATTACTGACATCTTGGTTAAGGAAGTCATCTCCTTCAATTGGATTACTAGCATCCATCACACCATGTTCTGTCGTTATTGAACTATCATTTCTCATCAAGATAGGCCGAGAATAACTTGGATAGTAAGTTTCATGACTTGGAGGGTGGAAGAGAATACCACTACCGCCACTATACATACTATCATTTGAAGAATACATAGGAACTCCTTCCATgttcatgttggattcatgatcatGACCATTCCAAAAACTGGAGGAAGCACCATAGTTTGAACTACCTGGTAGCTCATTCGGAAGTGAACAGTTACCGAGAAACTGTGCCATGAAATCAGCCTCCTCAGTAAAACACATTCCGCTGAAGGAGCTCCAATCTCCTTCAGACATTGATGCCACCGGCTCCATTCTTTAACGAAATGAAGGAGTTCTGCTATTTAACTAATATTTTATAGTAGAGAAGCTAAATTTTGTCGATGGAATTGGAAATAGTGGGAGATATATAGAAGcacatatatataacaatacAAATTTAGCAATGACAGAATGGATTGACTTTTGTAGGTATATCAATATTCTTGGACTTAGCAATCAATGATATTTAATAAGCAGAATATGCCTCGGCCGTTTCTAAAATAAATGTATATTTTTCAAAATGGGCAAGTACAACTAAGATAGACTTAGTTCAACCAGACAAGGACTACTTTATGCAACCCCAGAGGCATATAAAAACTCCAACATTTATAATTAGGTAACTCTGACAATGACTAGAGTATATATACCAATCATTGACAAACAGATTAAGTATTATCAGTTACTATCAACTGTCCAAATTTTATAATTAGTAAAATGTGGAAGTGATATGGGAAAGGAGATTGAGAATCATACCTGAAGAACGTGAGGGTCTTTTTCAATACATTAAAaggcaatataaaataaaaccacAAATGGCATCACCTGAGAATATGCATATTGTGCAGGTGAGTTTGACAATTTTAAAAGGGAAATAATTGAAATTTATCAGTCACTTACCGGAGTAGTTGGAATGCGTGCAAGCTAATCCGTACACTACGTCGTTGAAACAGAGAGAAAAAAACACTGTTGACTATTGCATAATACCGTCTGTTGTTACTTGCCCCAGAAATTAGACTCATCCTCACCAAACATATCAAATATGTCCTTGTTGAACCTATATTCATTTACTTTCAATCTGGTTCATTCACCCCTCTTCCACCATTTTGTCCCATTCTCAAATTATGAACAAGGACTGCTCTTTACCAATGACTCCAATCTACTCAGGCACTATTAGATTAGCTCACATGGCAACATTGACGCATGATTATATTCTAAACACCATATATAGCATTCCGGAATGAAGAAAAAATGGACTCGGCTTCGCTGTATACTTCACATGGACAGAGTTTTAAGAGAATAACAGTATTTTCTCCGTGGTGCTGAAGATGATGATGAGTAATGTAATAACTCAAACGGTGACTCAACTTAAGACtacaaagtcactcaactttgttTCTtactctaaaaattaaaaaaaaattaaacccaattttaatttttacttcaaaagtcacttaACGATGAATATTTCACTTACAAAGTCACTACctatttaattaattaactattaattaaaatttgctaacatgagattttatttaaatcaaaattctaaaaaacCTAAAAAATCATTTGAACCATATTATTACATATTCTCATGTTTACTTTATAACcacatgaaattttaaaatatcataaatagttTATATCAATTCACTTATAATGTTAATactaatttttaagattttgagaatcatatttatttagctgattagatttaattaaatttcaACGTGATACTTATTTATGGAATTGATTTTTCAatcataatgtaatttttttctattacCACTTGTATAATATACAGATGcaccaaataaatacaataaattttattcataataagTTGACAAAAGGGAACTTTATAGATTTTAAACTaaattgatatgatataaaacattagCAAATCCTATTAAACATTAGTAACATTATAATATATACACTACAACGAGGTAAAATTAGCAGCAAAAATTGTACAATTAAATGATTGTGATTTTAGGATATTAATTGATGATTTGTATGATTATATATACTTTAGAGTATAGAGTAATAATTGGacaagaaaattacaaaaaatagtagtaaaatcaaaattctaagaaataaagagaatcatttaaatgaattttgaattgggGGGAGGGGGGCATTAAATtgattgtttaaatattttttttttaattcttaaaatttatattttaaataaaaactaCATGTTAgcaatttttaatgaaaaaaattaattaaataatttgaatGACTTTATAAGTAAGACACtcatagttgagtgacttttgaagtaaaaagtaaagttgagtgactttctgagaaaaGAACTCAGAGTTGAGTGACTTTTGGAGTAAGAATCAacgttgagtgactttctgagaaaaaaaaattataagttgagTGATCAGTTGAATTATTAACTCGATGATGAGTCGAAGCTAGATCGGGGTTCTTATTCTTCCAGGAATTCTCCATATCTTTGAGCATTTTGCCCTCGGTCTAAAATTGTTCCTTGGAAAATTACTTAAGGAAAATGATTAATTTATGATAGCTAATGTAATAGCTGGAGTCTGATAATATACCTTTTTCCTCAACCTTAACCTTAACCTAGTTCCCTTATTTTACAATTATAAATCAGAATGGTTAAATGGAGAAGAGCGGTAATGACTTCCCTAAATCACCTCATGCCAGTTACACAAAAAGAATTAAGTTCAACTAGTAGCTTTGTATCAATTCCTTTTTTTGGGCATATCATTGAAGTTCATTCCTTCTCCTGCCATGATACCAATAATCACATGTGAAATATTACGGGGACAAGTACTTACTCGGGGGTTTGGGCTATAGgtgacaaaagaattttaaaatgaggtgtaggtgacacaagtcttaataattaagtggaggtgacaattactttattatggattaagaaagtttggtaagATTGAGAATAGGCCAcacttttttaaatttacactttgatttaAATGTTTACCGAATAAAATGGGAAACGGAGGGGAAAAAAgtgcatttctctctcttctcatccattgttgttttctctctcttagcgatttttgttgttcattgttgctgttcctttattcatcatcttttgcttcattatcatcatcttctacttcattatcttcttcatcttcttgttgttgaccattgtcgttgttgttgttgttaccgctagtGTTGCTATttaaccaatttcttaggtcaaattttattttgtacatcactttccactttggcattacttaaTAGGAgattttggtaagtcaaattatgatttttagttgagttTTTCATTTGAGTAACTGCTATTGTGAttttttccaataatggatagaacacAATCAtcaatccaacataagatccatctgtttaaacagataaatcatctgttgtgatagatgagacAACTGTTTCAatggaagactgatatgttggattcatgtttatggttctataggccGTAACAtaaatcgaacagatgggtcatctgatgcaacaaatgatatatcaATTCAAACAGAATTTaaatagattagttatctggtgtaACAtaataaatatctgttgcaacaaattattaacctattacaacagaacctgaacttgattccaacagacatgttgtctgttgcaatagggtaaatatctattgcaacagattattaacctgttacaacagaaccCAAACTCGATTTCAACAGacgataaatatctgttgcaacatattagtcatctgttgcaatagaatctGGCTTTGATTCCAACAGATCAtggtctgttgcaacaggtaagtcatctgtcgcaacaagtTAATTATCTATTagaacatgtcactcatctattggaatcagcttcaaaggtacGTTAGTACTGTAATATCTAtcccaacagatatatagtctgttgcaacatatgtttcacctgttataacagatgaattatctgttgaAATAAGCTTCAGGAgaataacatgaatcccaataggtaagtacTTTGTTGTAAatgattacacatctgttgggatttatttacggcactatgaaatcactattaactttttttaatatgtgactttatttaggtactaCTAATGGacggatcaataacaataggggtagattttcatggtcaatggatcgagaagagcaatcgatatgtatggtgTTGGAACGAGAGTGAAAtactagagatgatagctatgacagtccaaactactattttgtatgatgattttgtgaacttaatcatcagttattgtTGAATAAATTATCAATCGGAAGAACttatcatcagctacatgcacaacttctTTGAAAATtggagggtactgcctttcaagataatcgatcaggttcggtttcgtgcttatcttagtgattcatctaggctggtgttaagggtgtacgtggttaaaaaaataagaaagaatgagAACTAGAACGTAGAAGAAGAATAACAACAAGAAATCTTTGATGATAGATTGGATGATCTAGATATGAATAGTCTAGATGATGATCAAATACCTATGCCCGTTGATGGAACCAATACggtgtgcagttcttctcaatcaacacagtctggaaatcttcaagatgaAAGGACcaacttttttattggaatgtcattcaagaaaaagaataaattatctaccactttgtttatttcttgcttgaaaaaagatttcagaataaaaaaggtgattaattcaagcagtgtcttttgcttcaaatgtgctattCGAACTGGAAGtagtggttgagagcggtgaagtacacaagttctgacagatttgacatttataaacatgaaaagtatcacatATGTGGTTTGGAGCACATCTCAGGAAAAAATCCTCAccacgacaaaggtcctcggtgaatatttcagtagtagtttccccgatggaaAAAAagcccttcaacaagggttatggccaatcaactccttacgaaaTTGGGTATCCTAGTCAGTTATTGAAAGATATGTACgtccatggggattgccaaggacttggttagggggacactcgagcatgggtatgtagtcctggatgcctaccgttacatgattgagtccacaaatcccgaaagtaagacgacattgcatcttgatgaaaattgaaggtttaagtacttttttgtatcctatagtgcttagattcaaggttttcgacatttgagaaaagacATAGCCGTCGGTGGGACCTTCTTGaagagcaggtataatggagtccTGCTAGTAGCGGTGGCGCATGATGCGTAGAATCACATCCTTCCTGTCACTTTTTGTGTAGtgaacaaggaatgtgatgccttttatggatttttttggaACAACTGCAAAGCTGCGttgaagataccgaagagttggattttgtatcggataggcatccaagtattccaaagatgggttcacgtttcttcacttcagcttactttgatTGTTGCATCAGACATCTTGAAAAACAttcggaccaactatcacaatgaaaggatcgtgacccttttttatagagcagctaaaacatatagtagagaggGGTTTTTAGACCATTGTAATCAAATAatggatgtgaatcccaaggtagcagaatttctcatatgtgtcagttttgagagatggaCCCGGGCATTCTGTCTgacagataggtacattcttatcaattttaatgtcttgtttgaattacaagtttagtatgatgtcgtactaagtgattcttttgtataggtacactattatgacatcaaacatagtggaatcagtgaattcattatttggcgatgaaagagaatttcccatcaaggctatggttgaaaaaataagccaaaagtatggcaaattttttaacaaaaggcgtgtgcagttcaagtgcctaAAAAAAAGAACccaatttgttctcaaaataaaaaatgtaatatcAACGAacgtcagtttggggaataggttattacctcataaaatagcagattacaaattcagtatcaccggtcatggtgatgttgccacggtcgatcttcaaataagatcttatatgtgcagagtttttgacttggacaaaataccctgtccataTGCTATGGCAGCGCTTTGAGCTCAATACAGTCATAAATATAGAgctgaagtttacgagcactcctctcaatattattcggtggaaaaatataaaatggcatatagtggacTTATTACTCCAGtacctcccgaagaatcttgggttgttcctacagagcttatggggagattaataccttctccatatattgacccaagcactatcaaaccgagAAGAAAGacatataagaggaggcatggagtcggagaatcattttcatcaagaaaaaacaagtgctccgtatgtaagtgCGATGgtcacaaaagaactacatgcctggatcataatccaccatgatcattgtaattgcagaaacttgtataACTGTTttttgtggacttttatatatttaactcattattgtgaacgtaatgttatcattcattatatataaaatatctttttaataacttgtgcatcaataaaaaaggcaaaacatgaactaaacaatAGAGTAGACCACAAGTATTTTctatagattacccatctgtggcagCAGATGGATATTAGCTagaagaacacaacacagttttataaaactggaatattttcctccaatagATGATAAATCGGTcacaacatatggataatctattgacagaaacccaaccgaTGACCAATCTTTTCCAACACATGGTCTATCTGTTGAAACTCAAAAAGCaaaattgttattgctactggattcaaaatttctCCTTACCTCCGACCGTCAACATGTTAATATGTAAAATGTTAATAAGAAGAAataatagaatgaaaattaaataagaattaaaaagtcaaagtcgactaaaaataaatttttcattaaatgaaaaataaaatgcattatgtatagatccgatatagaaaaataaaaatatatacactaaaagaaaaaacacaatctaattattattattattattattattattattattattattattattattatcattgtcatcATTAATGATAGCCGGCCAATCAACTCACAGTAGCAGGGCCCTCATCACCCTCTGCATCTCTTTGAACATCGTCACTCTCACGGTGACCAACTCCCTCTGCGAGTCATTAGCCTGTctctgaagttcccgcactgtgttgcgcagaatagcaatgtcctaaaaaagatcagccatatctacaacacgcatgaattgacatatataaagaaaagaatccaaatgtaatacaacatatactacaaactgatagatttacaccggaaAAAAACTTATGTCAAtataaaggaatatgctctttgaagagaagttgttgaagatgtcacacgaaaagaaaaaaaatgcaagaaataaataaagtttagcagaataaagattaagaagggacctatttatagaggattgaatctggatgaATAAGGACAAAAGGCAGGTCTGTTAAGCtccattatattaattatattcaaactggtggcattttattttttttgaaaagttgcgactttttggtttacattaatacttctcgcCTTTCTAAAATGGTTTTGAGACTTGAAAAAATCCATTATTATTatgttgttgcaatagatagttcatctgctgcaacagatttactatctgttgcaacatatagattatctgttgtgacagatggactATATGTTGAGGAtgctttgatttcttctaacagctgattaatcagttgcaacagatggagaattcaaTTTACtacctattttgaatgtgttagataaaaagtcaccactatctctttttaatagtcatcatatgtatgcagatgaataaataatgtctggtctgtcgcaatagatttacaatctattgcaacatatagattatctgttccGACAGATGGACtatatgttggaggagatattttaatttcttccaacagcttattcatcagttgcaacagatagagatTTTGATTAATCAGCTTTTTTGAATGTGTGAAGATAAAAAAGTCATGAatcttcacacctcttttttaatagtcatcacatgcgtgcagatgaataaacaacattgTAGTGTCTTTGGTGGGTTAGGAAGAATAATGTGCAtgcaatggatccactttcatgcatgGGAGTaatgtattattgatcagtctACTGTGACAGActcacataaagtgcaatgattttatgaatgcagtttttttaccaaaatggtggtgtcgataccctattacaatttaatgatggtctatgcatatatttttgtgtcaagtttggggaagggttcaagtttgtGGCAGCAGTaaaaatatccaatagtgattggaccggtttaaTTTCTTAATGGACTTCTTTAAAGGCCCCCGAAACCTCGCACTGCAGTAAATactgatggaaccaatagaaatttccttggtccaaatttatatagatgggttgctGGAGAAAACTATTATACAACAGTAAGTGCttaggagaatacctgtgcgagaaaggggaggttgagaaggccatatatcattttagaccttgtttaagagaaaacacagggCAGGAGGAAAGGAAATTCTAGCGAATTTgtccaatgaaattgacatgagaaagggagaaactgaatgagcttcaaatgtgggagtgtgtccaaatataaaaatccgccagtcgttgaaaaaaaagaaaaatggtcaacaggactagagttggacactttgctagagactgtaACTAGTGAGCGTGGCCTCCATAAAGACTCtgacaaagtgcaggaccagaactctaaggaagaagctttgCGAGCATAGGAAATTGATGCGATTATCGGTTAGAATTAAAACCTGAACAAACAACTCCTAAATTATAAGGGAAGCGAAGGTgttaatttctgaagtctaacttgcatgccatgccttctgtttgttgCTAAGATCAGATCTATggtagtagaaacaaaaaggtctaaaGTTAGGTAGAAATCctatgccttgttgtttccactgcctttccATAGGAGGCATAAGATGCatatttaacttgagaaattgccaccttggctttatcccatatttttaattcaggagtagttggttcaggctTTAATTCTGACAGAAAATCTTACCACCTTTCGTTCTCTCGAAgttgcttccttagagttctggtcttGCACTTTATGAGAGTTTTTATTGAGGCCACGCTCACTAGTTACAGTCACTAGCAAAGTGACTAGCTCCAGTCCTCTTGACTATTCTTTTTTtacttcaacgactgatggattttcatttttagatATGCCTTCACATTcgcagctcatccagttttttcatttttcatctcaatttcattagccaaaaacaaggtctgagatgatatataacCTTATCAACCTCCCCCTTcctgcacaggtattctcccaagcacctactgctgtataatagtctcctccagtaacccatccatataaatttagactagGGAAATTTTTATTAGTTCTATTGGTGTTGctgtagtgcgaggcttcggaggcctttcaagaagtccattgagccattaaaaccggtccaatcactattggatatttatactgtttccaaaaacttgaacccatccccaaacttgacacaaaaacatgagcatgagtcgttattaaattataacagggtatcaacgccacctacttggtccctcagccttaccagctcgaacctaacaatcttaactataaaatgccatatcttgtttgaataattaacacctaataggtaaagaacaaacattcacaaaatcattgtactggatgtgtgttttcatgataggttgatcagtaatacatacctcccacatatgaagtggttctatctgcaaacagcttattcctccgaacccatctttattctagcctttaatgctggtcaaGCAAAAATGGATCcagttttactttattttatctacaaataaaagaaatacaTTTGACatcaaataagagaagaagaaaaagaacattacaaaagggtaacacaaaattgagcgaatcaacagatgacaaatctgatgcaatagattacccatctactcaattgatgatccatctgttgcaacaaatggatgacatattgcaaaagattagtcatctgttggaataaatcaaatcaatctttctactggtttgatttctttaaacagttgctccatctatacaaaagggtaacacaaaattagtgaatcaacagatgaccaatcttaTGAGAAAGATTACCCATTTGTTTATCCGGTGAGGtattttgcaacaaatataaaaataatagttcattcattcaagacttaaagaTAACCTTTACTTCAAtcttctcaataaataggaaacaggtaaatgggtaaattattaatagaaacaaatataaatatctcaTTTAAATGACAttcaaagaagaagacaaaatggaaagagcaatagtgaaccatacctgctaTGTGAAGAAAGAAAAGGGATCAGAATATCTAGtttagtcgagaaaagatattgatctgTTGATATctgaaaggatcctcatccgaaagaagagagaaaaaagaggcaaaaaggaaagaaaaagataaagaagaaagagtgatacatgagttgagttgagttgagttttGAGTCTTACTTATGTCTAAAGGAGAgagtattcttctagatatgagttttaaatattcattaataactttttacTTTTGAGGGGAACGAGGAGACGGTGATATTGAAAAGactagataagactactcacttaggagatttttgagttatccaagtaatattttttaccgccttagtattttaacttttttttttatctcggacaggaaatacctaaatttcttttaaaaaaggggtcttaaaacatctaagtgcaatagataacaatttttttttgaaaattttcaaagctcggtcatctatcgcaacagatgtgtaatatgttgcaacaaataacttaatctgtttgattaaatccaatagaaaagacatctgttgcaacaggttgaacatttttttgtatacaatttcaattgatttcacatgttagacTAACAACTTAAGGGggcgtttggtagagtgtattgtaaaatataatgcatgcattagttaacgTGTATtgctagtaccttgtttggtacgaCTTTTttcctatgtataactaatgcaagcattatttatagttatacactatttcctatgtattagtaatacaaagactttaaacatatgcattaacttattaaatgaacTTAGTACCCCTTAATTTCCCTCtaaaaatatttcaccattcctttcccgccattttaatttgcactagtaaattttttcaaaacatttcacagTTTCTTTTTCCACTATTTGAATATACAATAATGAATGGTTGGtttaaataactataacatatttttgctttacttcgagagtctttaaaaagattttaacaaaaaaattgagactatttccTAATTTTAcgtcatgtattttatttttgtttcaactGTGTTAATCCGTCGGTGTAATATTTTTGCGCAAAGATAAAGGTCTACaaattaatcctaaacctctatataatagttcaacaatattaattatgtttgaaataacaaaagaacttttttccaaaaagagtacaaaatcaaagaagaatatttttgtaaataaaaatttcttttatagaaattatgtaagatgtattatttcttatacatcaaaccaaacaatgtataagaaatagtacatgtataactaatacaagcataaataatacaagtattactaatgcaagcattactaaatacactatattttgcattgttcttatacagtctaccaaacgacccctaattgaTTAGTcaaggactaggggtgagttatcatagggtcaactaaaactttaattgagACTTTTGGCAATTAATGataagacggtattgcgttcctcccagccagagtcgtcgatcgatcactctgagttgaaccgattcttactatcttatatgttagaccaataccttaattgattaatctaggacccgggatgagttctcatagggtcaactaattGAG
Coding sequences:
- the LOC107844279 gene encoding transcription factor bHLH84-like, which produces MEPVASMSEGDWSSFSGMCFTEEADFMAQFLGNCSLPNELPGSSNYGASSSFWNGHDHESNMNMEGVPMYSSNDSMYSGGSGILFHPPSHETYYPSYSRPILMRNDSSITTEHGVMDASNPIEGDDFLNQDVSNDSMEFDVNMNEAVLDGKVLQLGRIDYEQFPRDKMDHSPSDSSKKRALLHGPVPKNKRSTKLQMDLKTGDMDGKNKAVLQRQNSVISCCSVDESNVSLKLTQKSRASRGSATDPQSLYARKRRERINERLKILQSLVPNGTKVDISTMLEEAVQYVKFLQLQIKLLSSDDLWMYAPIAYNGMDIGLDRRIGVPK